Proteins from a genomic interval of Microbacterium phyllosphaerae:
- a CDS encoding ABC transporter substrate-binding protein, with the protein MTTAMRRARRLAPAIALIGVGALALSACSGGSGSSESGAGDGEFTYLGQTENTTIINTLESLAGDQCKAADEAAPLTSDDISGTQWDQQLQLLASQDGLSDMQMAAGTPALMSEFIDGGKVLDLSKALDDLGVSDRLVPAAESTVKALYGDGALYALPTEFNIEGFWYNKELLADNGVEVPETWDDLVDAASTLKDAGVQPFATAGKDGWPVTRLVGDYIFRTLGADALQKVADGDAKLTDPEYVAAADAVAELGKDGFFGDAVGSIDYNASMNLFLTGKAAFFYMGSWALANFNDEEQNQIGADNIGFARFPDVEGGKGSIDEIPANVGIPVMFAEKNYDDDSAAWLKCIAEGYGDTALNESGVVSGFVVDNPPADLPETTKIVQEEIANAPSSVLWFEALFTPKATGISQNNGAGLANGSLSGEEFMKLVQAANDEG; encoded by the coding sequence GTGACCACAGCAATGAGGCGCGCCCGTCGCCTGGCCCCCGCAATCGCGCTCATCGGCGTCGGTGCTCTCGCACTCTCGGCCTGCTCAGGAGGCTCGGGGTCATCGGAGTCGGGCGCCGGTGACGGAGAGTTCACCTACCTCGGTCAGACCGAGAACACCACGATCATCAACACGCTCGAGAGCCTCGCCGGCGACCAGTGCAAGGCCGCCGATGAGGCAGCGCCGCTGACGTCCGACGACATCTCGGGCACCCAGTGGGACCAGCAGCTGCAGCTGCTCGCCAGCCAGGACGGTCTCTCGGACATGCAGATGGCCGCCGGCACCCCGGCGCTCATGTCGGAGTTCATCGACGGGGGCAAGGTGCTCGACCTCTCGAAGGCGCTCGATGACCTCGGCGTCTCGGACCGACTCGTGCCCGCAGCCGAATCCACGGTCAAGGCCCTCTACGGCGACGGTGCGCTCTACGCGCTGCCGACCGAGTTCAACATCGAGGGCTTCTGGTACAACAAGGAGCTCCTCGCCGACAACGGCGTCGAGGTTCCCGAGACGTGGGACGACCTCGTCGACGCCGCCTCGACGCTGAAGGATGCCGGTGTGCAGCCGTTCGCGACGGCAGGCAAGGACGGCTGGCCCGTCACCCGCCTCGTCGGCGACTACATCTTCCGCACGCTCGGCGCAGACGCCCTGCAGAAGGTCGCCGACGGCGACGCCAAACTCACCGACCCCGAGTACGTCGCCGCGGCCGATGCCGTCGCCGAACTCGGCAAGGACGGATTCTTCGGTGACGCGGTCGGATCGATCGACTACAACGCCTCGATGAACCTGTTCCTCACGGGCAAGGCCGCCTTCTTCTACATGGGCAGCTGGGCTCTCGCGAACTTCAACGACGAAGAGCAGAACCAGATCGGAGCCGACAACATCGGCTTCGCCCGCTTCCCCGACGTCGAGGGCGGAAAGGGCAGCATCGACGAGATCCCGGCGAACGTCGGCATCCCGGTGATGTTCGCCGAGAAGAACTACGACGATGACTCGGCCGCGTGGCTGAAGTGCATCGCTGAAGGATACGGTGACACCGCGCTGAACGAGAGCGGCGTGGTCTCGGGCTTCGTGGTCGACAACCCGCCGGCAGATCTTCCCGAGACGACCAAGATCGTGCAGGAGGAGATCGCGAACGCACCCTCGAGCGTCCTGTGGTTCGAAGCGCTCTTCACGCCCAAGGCCACCGGCATCAGCCAGAACAACGGTGCGGGCCTCGCCAACGGCAGCCTGTCCGGCGAAGAGTTCATGAAGCTCGTCCAGGCAGCCAACGACGAAGGCTGA